From Mytilus galloprovincialis chromosome 9, xbMytGall1.hap1.1, whole genome shotgun sequence, the proteins below share one genomic window:
- the LOC143046627 gene encoding uncharacterized protein LOC143046627, with translation MCTKCRDRIHPKFRNAKDHTIVDIKEVGFSTSKTNPDFTAAKCKVHSIQSCCLFCSTCDVLVCPVCIAKPHAGHLFVEIKEAYDLKVEKLKTRKMKLQNKEKGLNSDERKLDVLKRTEISKGMKVLQDIQSQKEAYNKYTDKLSERVQEKIKVSKDFISKQQKKAKKSKTKVQKESNKVQDLLNSIDIIQVVEHIESAEKSLETLKQPISLSCTFIPRFIPRIISESVVGSLVEETRIDEVEMKVNKQFITKLEHCHFLSCCSDGSLWLGDSNTDIFQKIKPDGENLTTIFTTKTIIRGIGMTLDGNILLADSTSTLKLINGTTGRIHDSRYSVDPLLIMSLHVTKDHKVIVGAMSPGEVIPVKGRRVVIVIDQDGKHRTVHEYEKNKQRLLTYPQSVTSTNNGIIFVADYAVGDKINSRILAIDEEESVIGTYNGLPDINTVKDPFQPICLTRSPSDKVIISDFNLGIIHILDNLCNLLSYFKTTEIGIDYPHSTTFKNTKIFYIGCGRCTSTTTNAKIYEIEYSGL, from the coding sequence ATGTGTACGAAGTGTCGTGATAGAATTCATCCAAAGTTTAGAAATGCTAAAGACCACACAATAGTTGATATAAAAGAAGTTGGGTTTAGTACAAGTAAGACGAACCCAGATTTTACAGCCGCCAAATGTAAAGTTCACTCAATACAATCATGCTGCCTCTTCTGTAGTACTTGTGATGTACTTGTTTGCCCTGTCTGTATTGCCAAACCTCATGCCGGACACTTATTCGTAGAAATAAAGGAGGCATATGACTTGAAGGTTGAAAAActaaaaactagaaaaatgaaattacaaaataaagaaaaaggacTGAATAGTGATGAAAGAAAGCTTGATGTATTGAAAAGAACAGAAATTTCCAAGGGTATGAAAGTTTTGCAAGATATTCAATCTCAGAAAGAGGCATACAACAAATACACAGACAAGCTTTCTGAAAGAGTACAAGAAAAAATAAAGGTCAGTAAAGATTTCATATCCAAACAAcagaaaaaagcaaaaaaatctaaaacaaaagtgCAAAAGGAATCCAATAAAGTTCAGGATCTCCTTAATTCAATCGACATAATACAGGTTGTTGAACATATTGAAAGCGCAGAGAAATCGTTAGAAACTCTCAAACAACCCATTAGCCTTAGTTGTACCTTTATTCCAAGGTTTATACCGCGAATTATTAGCGAATCAGTTGTTGGTTCACTGGTTGAAGAGACCAGAATAGATGAAGTTGAAATGAAAGTGAATAAGCAATTTATCACTAAATTAGAGCATTGCCACTTTTTATCTTGTTGTTCTGATGGTTCACTCTGGTTGGGTGATAGTAATACGGACATATTCCAGAAAATTAAGCCTGATGGAGAAAATCTTACAACAATATTTACCACGAAGACAATAATAAGAGGTATAGGAATGACTCTCGATGGTAATATCCTGTTAGCTGATTCAACATCAACACTGAAACTTATAAATGGAACCACTGGAAGAATCCATGATTCAAGATATAGCGTGGATCCATTATTGATAATGTCACTTCATGTAACCAAAGATCACAAAGTTATTGTCGGTGCAATGAGCCCTGGCGAAGTGATACCTGTTAAGGGAAGAAGAGTTGTGATTGTAATCGATCAAGATGGGAAGCATAGAACTGTGCATGAGtatgaaaagaacaaacagaGATTACTAACGTACCCACAAAGTGTTACAAGCACTAATAATGGGATTATCTTTGTTGCAGATTATGCTGTTGGAGATAAAATTAACAGCAGAATACTGGCTATTGATGAAGAGGAAAGTGTAATAGGAACGTACAATGGGCTACCAGATATCAATACAGTAAAAGATCCGTTTCAACCTATTTGCTTAACAAGATCGCCATCCGACAAAGTTATAATATCGGATTTTAATCTTGGTATAATTCACATACTTGACAACTTATGTAACTTGTTGTCATACTTTAAAACAACAGAAATAGGAATAGACTATCCACATTCAACaacttttaaaaacacaaaaatcttCTATATCGGATGCGGTCGATGTACAAGTACCACTACTAATGCCAAAATTTATGAGATTGAATATTCTGGTTTATAG